The following are from one region of the Treponema denticola genome:
- a CDS encoding ankyrin repeat domain-containing protein yields MNIAEFIKAAKKNDIELIKTYLQKGFDINTQDKDGFTAVMEAAEFGYKDLFWFLIEKGADVLIKADYNFSIVHAVGLGGDKKMLDYVISKGACIDEKVTGGEQDGMTIKDYALLAKNDEVYRELKLL; encoded by the coding sequence ATGAATATAGCCGAATTTATAAAAGCTGCAAAAAAGAATGATATTGAGCTTATAAAAACTTATTTACAAAAGGGCTTTGATATTAATACTCAAGACAAGGACGGCTTTACGGCTGTTATGGAAGCAGCCGAATTCGGCTATAAGGATTTATTTTGGTTTTTAATCGAAAAAGGAGCAGATGTCTTAATTAAAGCGGATTATAATTTTTCGATAGTTCACGCCGTCGGTTTAGGCGGCGACAAAAAAATGCTTGACTATGTAATCTCAAAGGGTGCCTGTATAGACGAAAAAGTTACAGGCGGAGAACAGGACGGCATGACAATAAAAGATTATGCTCTTTTGGCCAAAAATGACGAAGTATACAGGGAACTAAAACTTTTATAA
- a CDS encoding S9 family peptidase has product MKQSDFEKPPVAEIKETRFEKFGKTRIDNYYWLKDKTDKKVIDYLNAENAYTDKITASSKDLQKSIYDEIVGRIKEDDETYPVFENGYYYYNRVEKGKQYRTYCRKKASLDAAEEIIFDVNKMAEGKQAFIFSDYVVSPDNKKACYFYNETGSFAEFILKIRDLETGKDMGFSYDGAVTAAWASDSKTLFYSAIDSTLRSSKVFRQKLDEEKGTLVYEEKDVKYSCYVHETKTKEFIFISSSSSTTSEERFIYADKPEEEFKIFLPRVKDTEYSVYPHKEKFFIRYKDKQNLNGKIYSAPRSSYSDKSTWKEERAHDENVRIEDVSVFESYLVLELRKNGLIEIEIKSLKNGEVKNISFPEPVYTAYLGANPEYVSDKVRYIYTSLNRPSSVYDYDILTGKSVLLKQQEVPSGFNPDDYTVERFWAKAQDGVKVPMAAVYKKGLVKDGSAPALLYSYGSYGSSSDVYFSASVYSLVERGFVYIVAQIRGGSDMGEKWYEDGKLLKKKNTFTDFIACAEHLISQKYTSSDKLAIMGGSAGGLLMGAVTNMRPDLFHSVVAAVPFIDVVTTMLDDSLPLTTGEYEEWGNPNEEEYYNYMLSYSPYDNIEAKNYPHILVTGGLNDSQVLFHEPAKYTAKLRAKKTGDNILILHMNMESGHGGATGRYDMIKDTAFEYAFILNMVGINK; this is encoded by the coding sequence TTGAAACAATCCGATTTTGAAAAACCGCCTGTTGCGGAAATAAAAGAAACACGTTTTGAAAAGTTTGGGAAAACAAGAATCGATAATTATTATTGGCTAAAAGACAAGACCGATAAAAAAGTTATCGATTACTTAAATGCCGAAAATGCTTATACGGATAAGATAACGGCTTCTTCAAAGGATCTGCAAAAATCTATTTATGACGAAATTGTAGGCCGCATAAAAGAAGATGATGAAACCTATCCTGTTTTTGAAAACGGCTATTATTATTATAACCGTGTCGAAAAGGGAAAGCAATACAGAACCTATTGCAGAAAAAAAGCCTCTCTTGATGCAGCTGAAGAAATCATCTTCGATGTAAACAAAATGGCCGAAGGAAAGCAGGCTTTTATTTTCAGCGATTACGTGGTAAGCCCCGACAATAAAAAGGCTTGCTATTTTTATAACGAAACAGGCTCCTTTGCGGAATTTATTTTAAAGATACGCGATTTGGAAACCGGAAAAGATATGGGCTTCAGCTATGACGGAGCCGTTACCGCAGCTTGGGCATCCGACAGTAAAACTCTTTTTTATAGTGCAATCGACAGTACCCTGCGTTCAAGCAAGGTCTTCCGCCAAAAACTTGATGAAGAAAAAGGCACTCTTGTCTACGAAGAAAAGGATGTAAAATATTCTTGCTATGTGCATGAAACAAAGACAAAGGAATTTATTTTTATTTCAAGTTCAAGTTCTACTACCTCCGAAGAGCGTTTTATTTATGCCGATAAGCCTGAAGAAGAATTTAAAATCTTCCTTCCCCGCGTTAAGGATACCGAATACTCCGTTTACCCGCACAAGGAAAAGTTTTTTATCCGTTACAAGGACAAGCAAAACTTAAACGGCAAAATCTATTCCGCTCCTCGTTCTTCCTATTCCGATAAATCTACATGGAAGGAAGAAAGAGCTCATGACGAAAATGTACGCATTGAGGATGTGTCCGTATTTGAATCCTACCTTGTATTGGAGCTTCGTAAAAACGGCCTCATCGAGATTGAAATTAAATCGCTTAAAAACGGCGAGGTAAAAAATATTTCCTTCCCCGAACCGGTTTATACGGCTTATTTGGGCGCAAACCCGGAATATGTTTCCGATAAGGTCCGCTATATTTACACATCCTTAAACCGCCCGAGCAGCGTGTACGATTACGATATACTTACGGGAAAATCGGTCTTGTTAAAACAGCAGGAAGTTCCATCAGGTTTTAATCCCGATGATTACACTGTAGAAAGGTTTTGGGCAAAAGCTCAGGACGGAGTGAAGGTGCCTATGGCTGCCGTTTACAAAAAAGGTTTGGTAAAGGACGGCTCCGCACCTGCTCTTCTTTATTCTTACGGAAGCTACGGCTCCAGCTCCGATGTTTATTTTAGTGCAAGTGTTTACAGCCTCGTCGAGAGGGGCTTTGTTTATATTGTTGCGCAAATCAGGGGCGGAAGCGACATGGGAGAAAAGTGGTATGAGGACGGGAAGCTTTTAAAAAAGAAAAATACATTTACCGATTTTATAGCCTGTGCCGAGCACCTGATTTCTCAAAAATACACTTCTTCCGATAAGCTCGCAATCATGGGCGGAAGTGCGGGCGGTCTTCTTATGGGTGCCGTTACAAATATGAGGCCGGATCTTTTCCATTCGGTTGTTGCTGCCGTTCCCTTTATAGATGTCGTTACCACCATGCTCGACGATTCATTACCCCTTACAACGGGCGAATATGAGGAGTGGGGAAACCCGAACGAAGAAGAGTATTATAACTACATGCTTTCATATTCTCCCTACGATAATATCGAAGCAAAAAATTACCCGCACATTCTTGTAACCGGAGGCTTAAACGATTCGCAAGTTCTTTTCCATGAGCCTGCAAAATATACGGCAAAGCTACGTGCAAAGAAAACCGGAGATAATATTCTAATCCTCCACATGAATATGGAGTCCGGCCACGGCGGAGCCACAGGCCGCTATGACATGATTAAAGACACAGCTTTCGAATATGCCTTTATTCTTAACATGGTAGGAATCAATAAGTAA